A window of Thiocapsa bogorovii genomic DNA:
GCGATCGGGGCGTTCAGTGCTCAGGCCGGAGCGGGCGCGCTGATCGGTGCCGGCGTCGGGGCGCTCGGAGGCTATCTCGTCGACGAGCATAAGAAGGGCAATCTGTAGCGTCGTGGTGCGGGTCCGTGAACTGCCCGCACCGCGCTGACTCCTAGTACCTCGTTCCACCTTATTTTGCACGCTCAGAGCCCCCCGAAGGCGTCAGGGCAAGGCACAGCCCGCGGGGAATAGTGGGTGCTATTTCCAAGGGCTGTAGCGCTGCCCTGGCGCCTTTGGTTGGCTCCCGAAGGGCGAGGCGAGAAGCGTTCAGCGCCGTTGTTGCGCGAGCTTGAAAGAGGGTTACTCTTCCTTCACTCGCGCGCCCAGCCGCTGAACGCTTCTCGCCTCGCTGAGCACGCAAAATAAGGTGGAACGAGGTACTAGACTCCGAGAGCTGTATGGGCTCGGCCGAGCGAGGGTTTCCTCATGAGCGGGGAATGCTCGAGCCGATCTTCGCACCCTGATCCGAGGAAACATCCATGAGTGATCTGATTGTCGTGTCGTTCCCCGAGGAGCATCTGGCGTTCGAGTTGCGCGCAGAGCTTGCCAAGATGCAGAAGGCCTACCTCATCGACATGGAAGACGTGGTCGTCGTAACCAAGGACGATTTAGGTAAGGTTAAGCTCCATCAGGCCGTCAATCTATCCGCGGTCGGCGCGGTCGGCGGCGGCTTCTGGGGGATGTTGATCGGTTTGGTGTTCCTCAACCCGCTGCTCGGCGCGGCGGTCGGCGCCGGCGCCGGCGCGCTTTCCGGAAAATTCTCGGATATCGGTATCAACGACGACTTCATGAAAGGCTTGGCGCAGAACTTCCAACCCGGCTGCTCCGCGGTCTTCATCCTCGTGCGCAAGGTCACGGCGGATAAGGTCCTCGACGGGCTCGAGGGGTTCAAGGGCAAAGGCAAGGTCCTGCAGACCTCGCTGGAAAAGGACCAGGAAGAGAGTCTGAAGGCGTTCCTGGAAGGCACGAGCTGAACACACCCGAGGGGTAGGGTGGGGGCGGTGCGGTCGATCCGCGCCGTTCCGCTCCTCGGACCTCGACCCTCCGAGCCGACGCTGCCGTTCATTCGCCGTCGATCGGTTTATCCGGCGTGGGTTCCATCCCTCGCCGGCCGGACCTTGCCAGCTCGATGCTCCAAAACAGATCGACACTCGGGCTTCGACCGCTTTGGGCTTCCAGCTGGATGCGGTCGGTCAGGTTGCGGCGCAGCCTGAATCGATTCCGGGCATCGCCGAGTCCGGTTTCGTACTCGAGGAAGGTTCCGGGTGCGATGTATCGGCCGAAGGCGAGCGCCGCGCTTTGGTCGGCATCGGTGCCACGGGGTGCGATTCCGGTGATCAGGAAGGTGATCGCGTCGGACTGGCTCATTGCCGGATCCGTGTTCGAGAAGAAGGTGAATTGCGGGTCGGCGAGTGTGCCGATGACCCTGACGTTTGCCGTCGTCCGACCGCTACCGCGCTGTGCGAGAAAGAGCAACCCCGGATTCCGGATCGGGCTTTGGACCCAGATCAGCTGGCCGCGGGAAATCGTTAAGGGTGCCACCAGATCCGCCGTCGGTCCGAATCCGGTCGGAATCCGGTAGCGTCCGTCGAGGATCTGCAGCTGTCCGTCGCCCGAGAGGTTACGTCCGGGCGTTTGGCTCAGGTCGAGGTTTCCGGCGAGTCGTCCGGACAAACCGAAGGCATCCAGATTGACCCCCTCGCCGACGCGTAGCCCGATTGCGAGGTCGATCGGATAGCGCGGTGGGCGGTCCGTTCCCTTGATGACGACGTCGTTCGATGGCCTCACCGTCCCCTCGGGAAGCGCCCGCGGGGTGATCCGCGCCTCGGGGATGAGGATCTCTCCACGCACCCGAGCGCCCTCGGTCGTCGCGTCCACCTCAAGCCTCGGTGAGACCCTGACGAGATATTCGCTCGTGTCGATCAGGACGAGACGCTCTCCGGCGGCATGAATCCGTGCACGCGGGCCCTCCGGACCAAATCCGCCCTCGCCGCCGATCGTAAGGCGCTCGCCGCCGACGTCGGCGCCTCCCGAAAATCGGATGCGCTGTGCCGAAGCAGCGGTTGCCGAGAGCGTCAGATCCGCGACTGCCAGGCCGACGAGCGGGACATCGAATCCGCCGCGATCGACACGGACCTCGCCGCGAAGGTCGGGTTGTCCGAGTGTGCCGCTCAGCGCGAGATCCGCGCCGAGTGCGCCTCGCGCGCGGGTCAATTGGGGTATCGGGCGTGCCAACCATCCCAAGCCGTCGAATTGCGCTCGGAGCCGACCGCTCAACGGTTGCGCGGCGCGGAGCGGATCGTCGAGCCGCCAGCCGGCCAGCTCCAGATCGATATCGGCCTGGCCCGATCCTTCCAGCGGCACGACCAGCCGGCCGCGCAGGTTGCCCGGTCTTGCATCGACATCGAATCGTGCGCCCGAAAACACGAGGACCTGATCCTGACCGCGTGCGGACGGAAG
This region includes:
- a CDS encoding DUF1269 domain-containing protein, whose protein sequence is MSDLIVVSFPEEHLAFELRAELAKMQKAYLIDMEDVVVVTKDDLGKVKLHQAVNLSAVGAVGGGFWGMLIGLVFLNPLLGAAVGAGAGALSGKFSDIGINDDFMKGLAQNFQPGCSAVFILVRKVTADKVLDGLEGFKGKGKVLQTSLEKDQEESLKAFLEGTS